A region from the Lolium perenne isolate Kyuss_39 chromosome 4, Kyuss_2.0, whole genome shotgun sequence genome encodes:
- the LOC127325661 gene encoding flavin-containing monooxygenase FMO GS-OX-like 5, with the protein MPPRSLHVAVIGAGAAGLVAARELRREGHWPVVFERAAGVGGTWLYDPAASADLLGAGAVHSSVYASLRTNLSRECFGFSDFPFIADEGVGDGDRRRFPGHQEVLRYLQEFARRFDLYGMVRLRTEVASVRREASASWRVTSHSTSELAGGGGPVEEVFDAVVVCNGHFVTPRVANIAGIGGWPGKQMHSHSYRVPEAFHGQVVVVVGYATSGFDISRDVAGVAREVHVAAATCVEMQRTARPNLWLHPMIERAEADGSVVFQDGNRVKADAIIHCTGYKYSYPFLDEEVVGISVDDNRVGPLYKHVFPPHLAPHISFIGLPFRTILFPLFELQSNWVAGILSGRIELPSQEKMMEDVAEFYSKMEARGCPKRLTHDFGACTFEYEDWVAEQCGKEMMEGWRKAMYLAARKNMVDRPENWRDEWEDAHLLSEAYQDLTKYF; encoded by the exons ATGCCACCACGATCGCTCCACGTCGCCGTGATCGGCGCGGGAGCCGCCGGCCTGGTGGCGGCACGTGAGCTGCGGCGCGAGGGCCACTGGCCCGTCGTCTTCGAGCGCGCCGCCGGCGTGGGCGGCACGTGGCTCTACGACCCGGCCGCCTCGGCCGACCTGCTCGGCGCCGGCGCCGTCCACTCGAGCGTCTACGCGTCCCTCCGCACCAACCTCTCCCGCGAGTGCTTTGGCTTCTCCGACTTCCCATTCATCGCCGATGAAGGCGTCGGCGACGGCGACCGGCGCAGGTTCCCCGGCCACCAGGAGGTGCTCCGCTACCTCCAGGAGTTCGCACGGCGGTTCGACCTTTACGGAATGGTCCGGCTCCGCACGGAGGTGGCCAGCGTCCGCAGGGAAGCTAGCGCAAGCTGGAGGGTGACGTCGCACTCGACCTCGGAGCTCGCAGGGGGCGGCGGACCAGTGGAGGAGGTGTTCGACGCCGTCGTCGTCTGCAACGGCCACTTCGTCACGCCTCGCGTCGCCAACATCGCGG GCATCGGTGGTTGGCCTGGGAAGCAGATGCATAGCCATAGCTACCGCGTGCCCGAAGCATTTCACGGCCAA GTTGTGGTGGTTGTAGGATATGCGACCAGTGGATTTGACATTTCGAGGGACGTCGCCGGTGTCGCCAGAGAGGTCCATGTTGCGGCTGCCACCTGCGTAGAAATGCAACGTACGGCACGTCCCAACCTATGGCTGCATCCCATG ATCGAGCGTGCGGAGGCAGATGGTAGCGTCGTGTTCCAAGATGGCAATCGCGTCAAAGCTGATGCCATCATCCATTGTACAGG ATATAAATATAGCTACCCGTTCCTTGATGAGGAGGTTGTTGGTATCAGTGTGGACGACAACCGTGTGGGCCCGTTGTACAAGCATGTGTTCCCGCCACACTTGGCTCCCCACATCTCATTTATCGGACTGCCCTTCAGG ACTATCCTTTTTCCATTGTTCGAACTCCAAAGCAATTGGGTTGCTGGAATTTTGTCGGGAAGGATCGAGCTCCCGTCGCAAGAGAAGATGATGGAGGATGTGGCCGAATTTTACTCCAAGATGGAAGCTCGCGGTTGTCCGAAAAGACTCACTCATGACTTCGGAGCGTGCACG TTTGAGTATGAGGACTGGGTGGCGGAACAATGCGGGAAGGAGATGATGGAGGGGTGGAGGAAAGCAATGTACCTAGCGGCGAGGAAGAACATGGTAGATCGCCCGGAAAACTGGCGAGATGAATGGGAAGATGCCCACTTGTTGTCGGAGGCATACCAAGATTTAACCAAGTATTTCTAA